The Comamonas sp. GB3 AK4-5 genome includes a region encoding these proteins:
- the ampD gene encoding 1,6-anhydro-N-acetylmuramyl-L-alanine amidase AmpD, with translation MDFDAPRWHDGWLAGVHQLPSPNFGPRPTGAHIDLLVVHSISLPPGQYGTGCVQQLFTNQLDWDAHPYFQGIRGLEVSSHFFIERSGQVWQFVSADARAWHAGASRWRGRENCNDDSIGVELEGLEGLTFEDLQYQALQQLCEAVASHYPLRHVAGHEHIAPGRKQDPGPGFDWPRLRRPLAQAHPDWEFPPEHTAT, from the coding sequence ATGGACTTTGATGCCCCCCGGTGGCACGACGGCTGGCTGGCCGGCGTGCACCAGCTGCCCTCCCCCAATTTCGGCCCCCGCCCCACAGGCGCCCACATCGACTTGCTGGTGGTGCACTCCATCAGCCTGCCGCCGGGCCAGTACGGCACCGGCTGCGTGCAACAGCTGTTCACCAACCAGCTGGACTGGGACGCCCACCCCTACTTTCAGGGCATCCGCGGGCTGGAGGTGTCCTCGCATTTCTTCATAGAGCGCAGCGGCCAGGTCTGGCAGTTCGTCAGCGCCGATGCGCGGGCCTGGCATGCCGGCGCCTCCCGCTGGCGTGGCCGCGAGAACTGCAACGACGACTCCATCGGCGTAGAGCTCGAAGGCCTGGAAGGCCTGACATTTGAAGACCTCCAATACCAGGCGCTGCAACAGCTGTGCGAGGCCGTTGCCAGCCATTACCCGCTGCGCCATGTGGCCGGGCATGAGCATATCGCCCCGGGCCGCAAGCAAGACCCCGGCCCCGGTTTTGACTGGCCGCGCCTGCGCCGCCCGCTGGCACAGGCCCATCCGGACTGGGAGTTTCCGCCGGAGCACACCGCCACCTGA
- a CDS encoding sigma-54-dependent transcriptional regulator produces MPATAATLLVVADDPALRVLYELTLLREGYRVETATSVSDAKERLEICLFDALITDMHLPDGLGAQLLHGLRTQQRSERCILIANPGAAGCATASEAQAQHPHAFACLSQPVDLQQLRTLMATAVRSMDCMAPPPALLPRPLHHSPGTDTGTAQQALQRLTGLSPAMQQLRQRIQKVAPGMAPVLIQGESGTGKELVARALHACSHRASGAWVAVNCGAIPEQLLEAEFFGVRKGAYTGATADRAGFFQAAHGGTLFLDEIGELPLSMQAKLLRAVQERRVRPLGALLEEAVDVRLVSATHRALAADVQAGLFRQDLYYRLNVIELQLAPLRERREDLQPLCQALLERMAAEQQTPVPAAQLPPSLLQQLQQHPLMGNVRELENLLHRAMALGEDLHCPGLPAPAATPPTAPALAAGTAAPRQGKAELPHPLPENLQAWLDDQERRILQHTLYLYGYNRSAAAARLGISLRQMRYRIARLHIPLVPEDAGHLAHGL; encoded by the coding sequence ATGCCCGCCACTGCCGCCACCCTCCTGGTCGTCGCTGACGACCCCGCCCTGCGTGTTTTGTATGAGCTGACCCTGCTGCGCGAGGGCTACCGCGTGGAAACCGCCACCAGCGTGAGCGACGCCAAGGAGCGGTTGGAAATCTGCCTCTTCGATGCGCTCATCACCGATATGCACCTGCCCGACGGCCTGGGCGCGCAGCTGCTGCACGGCCTGCGCACACAGCAGCGCAGCGAGCGCTGCATTCTGATTGCCAACCCTGGGGCGGCAGGCTGCGCGACCGCCAGCGAAGCACAGGCCCAGCACCCCCATGCCTTTGCTTGCCTGAGCCAACCCGTGGACCTCCAGCAGCTCCGCACCCTCATGGCCACGGCGGTGCGGAGCATGGACTGCATGGCCCCACCGCCCGCCCTCTTGCCTCGGCCCCTGCACCACTCGCCTGGCACCGACACCGGCACGGCCCAGCAGGCCCTTCAGCGCCTGACCGGCCTGTCGCCGGCCATGCAGCAGCTCCGGCAGCGCATACAAAAGGTGGCACCTGGCATGGCACCTGTGCTCATCCAGGGCGAATCAGGCACCGGCAAGGAGCTGGTGGCTCGCGCCCTGCATGCCTGCAGCCACCGCGCCAGCGGGGCCTGGGTGGCGGTGAACTGCGGAGCCATTCCCGAGCAATTGCTGGAGGCCGAATTCTTTGGCGTGCGCAAAGGCGCCTACACCGGCGCCACGGCCGACCGCGCCGGCTTCTTCCAAGCAGCCCACGGCGGCACCTTGTTCTTGGACGAGATTGGCGAGCTACCGCTGTCCATGCAGGCCAAGCTGCTGCGCGCCGTCCAGGAGCGCCGCGTGCGCCCGCTGGGGGCTCTGCTGGAAGAGGCCGTGGATGTGCGCCTGGTCAGCGCCACCCACCGTGCGCTGGCGGCCGACGTCCAGGCCGGTCTTTTTCGCCAGGACCTGTACTACCGGTTGAACGTGATCGAGCTGCAACTGGCCCCGCTGCGCGAGCGCCGCGAAGACCTGCAGCCGCTGTGCCAGGCCCTACTGGAGCGCATGGCCGCCGAGCAGCAGACTCCTGTGCCTGCGGCCCAGTTGCCGCCTTCGCTGCTCCAGCAATTGCAGCAGCACCCCTTGATGGGCAATGTGCGCGAGCTGGAAAACCTGCTGCACCGTGCCATGGCCCTGGGCGAAGACCTGCACTGCCCCGGTCTGCCCGCCCCTGCGGCCACGCCCCCCACGGCTCCTGCTTTGGCGGCCGGCACCGCCGCACCGCGCCAGGGCAAGGCCGAGCTGCCCCATCCGCTGCCCGAGAATTTGCAGGCCTGGCTGGATGATCAGGAGCGCCGCATCCTGCAGCACACCCTGTATCTGTATGGCTATAACCGCTCTGCCGCTGCGGCCCGTCTGGGCATCAGCCTGCGGCAGATGCGCTATCGTATAGCGCGACTCCACATCCCTTTGGTGCCCGAAGATGCGGGCCACCTCGCCCATGGACTTTGA
- a CDS encoding PP0621 family protein has translation MKYLLVIAVVAIFYLYLKKQRTPLRPPPKAGPPLAPPQPMLACAHCGLHLPARDALVDAAGQPYCSEAHRRAGARSDS, from the coding sequence ATGAAATACCTGCTTGTGATCGCCGTGGTGGCGATCTTCTATCTGTACCTGAAAAAGCAGCGCACACCGCTGCGCCCGCCCCCCAAGGCCGGCCCGCCCCTGGCACCACCGCAGCCCATGCTGGCCTGCGCCCATTGCGGTCTGCACCTGCCCGCCCGCGATGCCCTGGTCGATGCTGCTGGCCAGCCCTATTGCAGCGAGGCCCACCGCCGCGCGGGCGCCCGCAGCGACAGCTAA